From one Lolium rigidum isolate FL_2022 chromosome 4, APGP_CSIRO_Lrig_0.1, whole genome shotgun sequence genomic stretch:
- the LOC124707314 gene encoding CBL-interacting protein kinase 19-like, with product MAATPPSSREPSPQPRRPASSAAGAAAAAAGNGKRGGLLLGRYELGRVLGHGTFAKVYHARHADSGETVAIKVLDKEKALRHGLVPHIKREITILRRVRHPNIVRLFEVMATKSKIYFVMEFVRGGELFARVAKGRLKEDTARRYFQQLISAVGFCHARGVFHRDLKPENLLVDERGDLKVSDFGLSAVADQFHPDGLLHTFCGTPSYVAPEVLARRGYDGAKADIWSCGVILFVLMAGYLPFHDQNLMAMYRKIYRGEFRCPRWFSKDLTSLLNRLLDINPETRITMAQVMESRWFQKGFRPVRFYVEDDQVHSLGDTESKELGLEPTEPPPPPPPPPPQQQEDDDSGWESDSSVASCPATLSSEERQERQRPAGRLTRPASLNAFDIISFSKGFDLSGLFEERGSEMRFISAEPMQTIITKLEEIAKVKSFSIRRKDWRVSIEGTREGEKGPLTIGAEIFELTPSLLVVEVKKKAGDKEEYDDFCNKELKPGMEPLVHHQTGSAPNVLSYTH from the coding sequence ATGGCGGCCACCCCGCCGTCATCGCGGGAACCGTCGCCGCAGCCCCGGcgccccgcctcctccgccgcgggagccgccgccgccgccgccggcaacggCAAGCGCGGCGGCCTCCTGCTCGGCCGCTACGAGCTGGGCCGCGTCCTGGGCCACGGCACCTTCGCCAAGGTCTACCACGCGCGCCACGCCGACTCGGGCGAGACCGTCGCCATCAAGGTGCTCGACAAGGAGAAGGCGCTGCGGCACGGCCTGGTCCCGCACATCAAGCGCGAGATCACCATCCTCCGCCGCGTCCGCCACCCCAACATCGTGCGCCTCTTCGAGGTCATGGCCACCAAGTCCAAGATCTACTTCGTCATGGAGTTCGTCCGCGGCGGCGAGCTCTTCGCGCGCGTCGCCAAGGGCCGCCTCAAGGAGGACACCGCGCGCCGCTACTTCCAGCAGCTCATCTCCGCCGTCGGCTTCTGCCACGCGCGGGGCGTCTTCCACCGCGACCTCAAGCCCGAGAACCTCCTCGTCGACGAGCGCGGCGACCTCAAGGTCTCCGACTTCGGCCTCTCCGCCGTCGCCGACCAGTTCCACCCCGACGGCCTCCTCCACACCTTCTGCGGCACGCCGTCCTACGTCGCGCCCGAGGTGCTCGCGCGCCGGGGGTACGACGGCGCCAAGGCCGACATATGGTCCTGCGGCGTCATCCTCTTCGTGCTCATGGCAGGGTACCTCCCTTTCCACGACCAGAACCTCATGGCCATGTACCGCAAGATTTACAGAGGGGAATTCAGGTGCCCCAGATGGTTCTCCAAGGATCTCACCAGCCTATTGAATCGCCTCCTCGACATCAACCCGGAGACGAGGATCACCATGGCCCAGGTCATGGAGAGCAGGTGGTttcagaaaggatttcggcccgtCAGGTTCTATGTCGAAGATGATCAGGTGCACAGCTTGGGTGACACTGAGAGCAAAGAGCTGGGCCTCGAACCTaccgagcctcctcctcctccaccgccgccgccaccgcaacaacaagaagatgatgatTCCGGGTGGGAGTCCGACTCGTCTGTGGCATCATGCCCTGCCACCCTCTCATCCGAGGAGCGGCAGGAGCGGCAGCGGCCTGCTGGACGTCTCACACGGCCTGCAAGTCTCAACGCTTTCGATATCATATCGTTCTCAAAGGGATTCGATTTATCAGGCCTCTTTGAGGAGCGAGGGAGTGAAATGAGATTCATCTCAGCAGAGCCCATGCAAACCATTATTACAAAGTTGGAGGAGATCGCTAAGGTGAAGAGCTTCTCCATCCGGCGCAAGGACTGGCGTGTGAGCATAGAAGGCACGAGGGAAGGGGAGAAGGGGCCATTGACAATCGGGGCTGAGATATTTGAGCTCACACCGAGCCTCTTGGTGGTCGAGGTGAAGAAGAAGGCAGGGGACAAGGAAGAGTATGATGACTTCTGCAACAAGGAGTTGAAACCTGGCATGGAGCCTCTCGTGCACCACCAAACAGGATCCGCTCCAAATGTACTTTCTTATACTCACTAG
- the LOC124707315 gene encoding tubby-like F-box protein 9, which produces MALWRRSSSWLSSCSRSPAGIANEAKVSPEIAPDDAPEDEQDVDEERWSRLLPELLTDIVRRVDAGAERWPARRDVAACACVCRRWRDAAVSVVRPPLESGRITFPSSLKQSGPRDAPMHCFIRRNKSNSTFYLYLSLTHALTDNGKFLLVARRFRNGANTEYIISYNSDDLYPGSNSGVGKLRSDFLGTKFIMYDNQQPYHGTKTLKSRSSRRYPSKQISPHVSGSNFEVGQVSYKFNFLKSRGPRRMQCSIQCPVGQGTASDPSKDKPQSTSSTLSLRNKAPRWHEHLQCWCLNFHGRVTVASVKNFQLVAPAGTSDPWGVGDEETVILQFGKIEDDAFTMDFRHPLSAFQAFAICLTSFGTKLACE; this is translated from the exons ATGGCCCTGTGGCGGCGCAGCTCCTCATGGCTCTCCTCCTGCTCCCGCTCCCCTGCCGGCATCGCCAACGAGGCCAAGGTATCCCCCGAGATCGCCCCGGACGACGCGCCCGAGGACGAGCAGGACGTCGACGAGGAGCGCTGGTCCCGCCTGCTCCCGGAGCTGCTCACGGACATCGTGCGCCGCGTCGACGCCGGCGCCGAGCGCTGGCCCGCGCGCCGCGACGTGGCCGCCTGCGCATGCGTCTGCCGCCGCTGGCGCGACGCCGCCGTCTCCGTCGTCCGGCCCCCGCTCGAGTCCGGCAGGATCACcttcccctcctccctcaagcag TCTGGACCTAGGGATGCGCCGATGCACTGCTTCATCAGGAGGAACAAAAGCAACTCCACCTTTTATCTTTACCTTAGCTTAACACATG CCCTAACAGATAATGGGAAGTTTCTACTGGTTGCTCGAAGATTCAGAAATGGGGCAAATACCGAATATATCATCTCTTATAACTCTGATGACCTATATCCAGGAAGTAATTCAGGTGTTGGAAAATTGAG ATCGGACTTCCTGGGGACGAAGTTTATCATGTACGACAATCAGCAACCATACCACGGCACCAAGACGTTGAAGAGTCGATCAAGTCGCCGCTACCCAAGCAAACAAATCAGCCCACATGTTTCAGGCAGTAATTTTGAGGTTGGACAAGTGTCGTACAAGTTCAACTTCCTCAAATCAAGAGGACCGAGAAGAATGCAGTGCAGTATCCAGTGCCCTGTAGGCCAGGGCACTGCGTCCGATCCATCTAAGGATAAGCCACAAAGCACCTCGAGTACCTTGTCTCTAAGAAACAAAGCGCCTCGATGGCATGAGCATCTACAGTGCTGGTGCCTGAATTTCCATGGCCGGGTAACTGTCGCCTCCGTGAAGAACTTCCAACTCGTTGCCCCAGCTGGCACCAGCGATCCGTGGGGTGTCGGGGATGAAGAGACGGTGATTCTACAGTTTGGAAAAATTGAGGACGATGCGTTCACGATGGACTTCCGGCATCCCCTGTCAGCGTTCCAGGCGTTCGCCATCTGCCTCACCAGCTTCGGCACGAAGCTGGCTTGTGAATAA